In Calonectris borealis chromosome 29, bCalBor7.hap1.2, whole genome shotgun sequence, one genomic interval encodes:
- the ANP32E gene encoding acidic leucine-rich nuclear phosphoprotein 32 family member E isoform X1, whose protein sequence is MEMKKRINLELRNRAPEKVTELVLDNCRSSNGEIEGLNDSFKELEFLSMANVELTSLAKLPTLSKLRKLELSDNIISGGLEVLAERCPNLTYLNLSGNKIKDLGTVEALQNLKNLKSLDLFNCEITNLEDYRDSIFELLQQITYLDGFDQEDNEAPDSEDDDDEEGDEGDDDEDEDEAGPPGEYEEEDDEDDGGSDLGEGEEEEEVGLSYLMKEEIQDEDDDDDYVEEGGDEEEEAEGVRGEKRKRDPEDEGEEEDD, encoded by the exons ATGGAGATGAAGAAGCGCATCAACCTGGAGTTGAGGAACCGGGCCCCCGAGAag GTGACAGAGTTGGTGCTCGATAACTGCCGATCCAGCAACGGTGAAATCGAAGGTCTGAATGATTCATTTAAAGAACTCGAGTTTCTTAGCATGGCCAATGTAGAGCTGACATCGCTGGCCAAACTTCCCACGTTGAGCAAGCTCCGAAAG TTGGAGTTGAGCGACAACATCATCTCAGGAGGCCTGGAGGTCCTTGCAGAAAGATGTCCAAATCTCACATATCTAAATCTAAGTGGCAACAAAATCAAAGATCTTGGCACTGTGGAAGCTCTC caaaatctCAAAAACTTGAAGAGCCTTGACCTGTTCAACTGTGAGATTACAAACCTCGAGGATTACAGAGACAGCATTTTTGAGCTGCTTCAGCAAATCACATACCTAGATGGATTTGATCAGGAAGATAATGAGGCACCGGACtcagaagatgatgatgatgagg AAGGAGATGAAggtgatgatgatgaagatgaggatgaagcTGGTCCTCCAGGAGAGtatgaagaggaagatgatgaagatgatggaGGTTCAGatttgggggaaggagaagaggaggaggaagtagGTCTTTCATACCTGATGAAAGAAGAGATTCAG gatgaagatgatgatgatgactaTGTTGAAGAAGGAGgcgatgaagaggaagaag CAGAGGGCGTTcgaggggagaagaggaaacgAGACCCTGAAGATGAAGGCGAGGAAGAGGATGATTAA
- the ANP32E gene encoding acidic leucine-rich nuclear phosphoprotein 32 family member E isoform X3, translating into MEMKKRINLELRNRAPEKVTELVLDNCRSSNGEIEGLNDSFKELEFLSMANVELTSLAKLPTLSKLRKLELSDNIISGGLEVLAERCPNLTYLNLSGNKIKDLGTVEALQNLKNLKSLDLFNCEITNLEDYRDSIFELLQQITYLDGFDQEDNEAPDSEDDDDEGDEGDDDEDEDEAGPPGEYEEEDDEDDGGSDLGEGEEEEEVGLSYLMKEEIQDEDDDDDYVEEGGDEEEEAEGVRGEKRKRDPEDEGEEEDD; encoded by the exons ATGGAGATGAAGAAGCGCATCAACCTGGAGTTGAGGAACCGGGCCCCCGAGAag GTGACAGAGTTGGTGCTCGATAACTGCCGATCCAGCAACGGTGAAATCGAAGGTCTGAATGATTCATTTAAAGAACTCGAGTTTCTTAGCATGGCCAATGTAGAGCTGACATCGCTGGCCAAACTTCCCACGTTGAGCAAGCTCCGAAAG TTGGAGTTGAGCGACAACATCATCTCAGGAGGCCTGGAGGTCCTTGCAGAAAGATGTCCAAATCTCACATATCTAAATCTAAGTGGCAACAAAATCAAAGATCTTGGCACTGTGGAAGCTCTC caaaatctCAAAAACTTGAAGAGCCTTGACCTGTTCAACTGTGAGATTACAAACCTCGAGGATTACAGAGACAGCATTTTTGAGCTGCTTCAGCAAATCACATACCTAGATGGATTTGATCAGGAAGATAATGAGGCACCGGACtcagaagatgatgatgatgagg GAGATGAAggtgatgatgatgaagatgaggatgaagcTGGTCCTCCAGGAGAGtatgaagaggaagatgatgaagatgatggaGGTTCAGatttgggggaaggagaagaggaggaggaagtagGTCTTTCATACCTGATGAAAGAAGAGATTCAG gatgaagatgatgatgatgactaTGTTGAAGAAGGAGgcgatgaagaggaagaag CAGAGGGCGTTcgaggggagaagaggaaacgAGACCCTGAAGATGAAGGCGAGGAAGAGGATGATTAA
- the ANP32E gene encoding acidic leucine-rich nuclear phosphoprotein 32 family member E isoform X4, with protein sequence MEMKKRINLELRNRAPEKVTELVLDNCRSSNGEIEGLNDSFKELEFLSMANVELTSLAKLPTLSKLRKLELSDNIISGGLEVLAERCPNLTYLNLSGNKIKDLGTVEALQNLKNLKSLDLFNCEITNLEDYRDSIFELLQQITYLDGFDQEDNEAPDSEDDDDEGDEGDDDEDEDEAGPPGEYEEEDDEDDGGSDLGEGEEEEEVGLSYLMKEEIQDEDDDDDYVEEGGDEEEEEGVRGEKRKRDPEDEGEEEDD encoded by the exons ATGGAGATGAAGAAGCGCATCAACCTGGAGTTGAGGAACCGGGCCCCCGAGAag GTGACAGAGTTGGTGCTCGATAACTGCCGATCCAGCAACGGTGAAATCGAAGGTCTGAATGATTCATTTAAAGAACTCGAGTTTCTTAGCATGGCCAATGTAGAGCTGACATCGCTGGCCAAACTTCCCACGTTGAGCAAGCTCCGAAAG TTGGAGTTGAGCGACAACATCATCTCAGGAGGCCTGGAGGTCCTTGCAGAAAGATGTCCAAATCTCACATATCTAAATCTAAGTGGCAACAAAATCAAAGATCTTGGCACTGTGGAAGCTCTC caaaatctCAAAAACTTGAAGAGCCTTGACCTGTTCAACTGTGAGATTACAAACCTCGAGGATTACAGAGACAGCATTTTTGAGCTGCTTCAGCAAATCACATACCTAGATGGATTTGATCAGGAAGATAATGAGGCACCGGACtcagaagatgatgatgatgagg GAGATGAAggtgatgatgatgaagatgaggatgaagcTGGTCCTCCAGGAGAGtatgaagaggaagatgatgaagatgatggaGGTTCAGatttgggggaaggagaagaggaggaggaagtagGTCTTTCATACCTGATGAAAGAAGAGATTCAG gatgaagatgatgatgatgactaTGTTGAAGAAGGAGgcgatgaagaggaagaag AGGGCGTTcgaggggagaagaggaaacgAGACCCTGAAGATGAAGGCGAGGAAGAGGATGATTAA
- the ANP32E gene encoding acidic leucine-rich nuclear phosphoprotein 32 family member E isoform X2 has product MEMKKRINLELRNRAPEKVTELVLDNCRSSNGEIEGLNDSFKELEFLSMANVELTSLAKLPTLSKLRKLELSDNIISGGLEVLAERCPNLTYLNLSGNKIKDLGTVEALQNLKNLKSLDLFNCEITNLEDYRDSIFELLQQITYLDGFDQEDNEAPDSEDDDDEEGDEGDDDEDEDEAGPPGEYEEEDDEDDGGSDLGEGEEEEEVGLSYLMKEEIQDEDDDDDYVEEGGDEEEEEGVRGEKRKRDPEDEGEEEDD; this is encoded by the exons ATGGAGATGAAGAAGCGCATCAACCTGGAGTTGAGGAACCGGGCCCCCGAGAag GTGACAGAGTTGGTGCTCGATAACTGCCGATCCAGCAACGGTGAAATCGAAGGTCTGAATGATTCATTTAAAGAACTCGAGTTTCTTAGCATGGCCAATGTAGAGCTGACATCGCTGGCCAAACTTCCCACGTTGAGCAAGCTCCGAAAG TTGGAGTTGAGCGACAACATCATCTCAGGAGGCCTGGAGGTCCTTGCAGAAAGATGTCCAAATCTCACATATCTAAATCTAAGTGGCAACAAAATCAAAGATCTTGGCACTGTGGAAGCTCTC caaaatctCAAAAACTTGAAGAGCCTTGACCTGTTCAACTGTGAGATTACAAACCTCGAGGATTACAGAGACAGCATTTTTGAGCTGCTTCAGCAAATCACATACCTAGATGGATTTGATCAGGAAGATAATGAGGCACCGGACtcagaagatgatgatgatgagg AAGGAGATGAAggtgatgatgatgaagatgaggatgaagcTGGTCCTCCAGGAGAGtatgaagaggaagatgatgaagatgatggaGGTTCAGatttgggggaaggagaagaggaggaggaagtagGTCTTTCATACCTGATGAAAGAAGAGATTCAG gatgaagatgatgatgatgactaTGTTGAAGAAGGAGgcgatgaagaggaagaag AGGGCGTTcgaggggagaagaggaaacgAGACCCTGAAGATGAAGGCGAGGAAGAGGATGATTAA
- the ANP32E gene encoding acidic leucine-rich nuclear phosphoprotein 32 family member E isoform X5, with product MANVELTSLAKLPTLSKLRKLELSDNIISGGLEVLAERCPNLTYLNLSGNKIKDLGTVEALQNLKNLKSLDLFNCEITNLEDYRDSIFELLQQITYLDGFDQEDNEAPDSEDDDDEEGDEGDDDEDEDEAGPPGEYEEEDDEDDGGSDLGEGEEEEEVGLSYLMKEEIQDEDDDDDYVEEGGDEEEEAEGVRGEKRKRDPEDEGEEEDD from the exons ATGGCCAATGTAGAGCTGACATCGCTGGCCAAACTTCCCACGTTGAGCAAGCTCCGAAAG TTGGAGTTGAGCGACAACATCATCTCAGGAGGCCTGGAGGTCCTTGCAGAAAGATGTCCAAATCTCACATATCTAAATCTAAGTGGCAACAAAATCAAAGATCTTGGCACTGTGGAAGCTCTC caaaatctCAAAAACTTGAAGAGCCTTGACCTGTTCAACTGTGAGATTACAAACCTCGAGGATTACAGAGACAGCATTTTTGAGCTGCTTCAGCAAATCACATACCTAGATGGATTTGATCAGGAAGATAATGAGGCACCGGACtcagaagatgatgatgatgagg AAGGAGATGAAggtgatgatgatgaagatgaggatgaagcTGGTCCTCCAGGAGAGtatgaagaggaagatgatgaagatgatggaGGTTCAGatttgggggaaggagaagaggaggaggaagtagGTCTTTCATACCTGATGAAAGAAGAGATTCAG gatgaagatgatgatgatgactaTGTTGAAGAAGGAGgcgatgaagaggaagaag CAGAGGGCGTTcgaggggagaagaggaaacgAGACCCTGAAGATGAAGGCGAGGAAGAGGATGATTAA